Proteins encoded by one window of Salmonirosea aquatica:
- a CDS encoding DUF3467 domain-containing protein: protein MENKNQESEQQINVELPEELAEGVYSNLAMIAHSNSEFILDFIRLMPGVPKAKVKARIIITPEHAKRLLEALKDNIRKFEDMHGPIQNSNDDGSHFNFPMSFGGPGGEA, encoded by the coding sequence ATGGAAAACAAAAACCAAGAATCAGAACAGCAGATCAACGTGGAGCTGCCCGAAGAACTGGCCGAAGGCGTATACTCGAACCTGGCCATGATTGCGCACTCCAACAGCGAATTTATTCTGGATTTCATTCGGCTGATGCCGGGGGTACCTAAAGCCAAAGTAAAAGCGCGCATTATTATTACGCCAGAACATGCCAAAAGACTGCTGGAAGCGCTAAAAGACAATATTCGCAAGTTTGAAGATATGCACGGGCCTATTCAAAATAGCAATGACGACGGCTCGCATTTCAATTTTCCGATGAGTTTTGGCGGTCCGGGCGGAGAGGCCTGA
- the rpoC gene encoding DNA-directed RNA polymerase subunit beta', with translation MSFKKNKKLNSDFLNITISLASPESILESSYGEVTQPETINYRTYKPEMGGLFCERIFGPVKDWECHCGKYKRIRYKGIICDRCGVEVTEKKVRRERMGHIELVVPVAHIWYFRSLPNKIGYLLGLSTKKLDQIIYYERYAVVQAGIKAEDGISYMDFLTEDEYLDIVDKLPRENQMLPDTDPNKFIAKMGAEALEMLLGRTQLDELSYELRHQAATDTSQQRKQEALKRLKVVEAFRDANTRIENRPEWMVIKMVPVIPPELRPLVPLDGGRFATSDLNDLYRRVIIRNNRLKRLIEIKAPEVILRNEKRMLQEAVDSLFDNSRKVNAVRSEGNRALKSLSDMLKGKQGRFRQNLLGKRVDYSGRSVIVVGPELKLHECGLPKDMAAELFKPFIIRKLIERGIVKTVKSAKKIVDRKDPVIWDILENVLKGHPVLLNRAPTLHRLGIQAFQPKLIEGKAIQLHPLVCTAFNADFDGDQMAVHVPLGQEAVLEASMLMLSSHNILNPANGAPITVPSQDMVLGLYYVTKGRTNTPEYPIIGEGMVFSNPDEVIIAVNEGNVSKHAHIKCRVRVRNEDGTFERKLIDTVAGRILFNQSVPEEVGYINELLTKKKLQQIIGQVFKLAGVSRTAQFLDDIKELGFQMAFKGGLSIGLSDVMVPVEKEKLIEDAKADVEGVWSNYLMGLITENERYNQVIDIWTRVNSKITETLMKQLEADQGGFNSIYMMMHSGARGSREQIRQLGGMRGLMAKPQKNLAGGAGEIIENPILSNFKEGLDVLEYFISTHGARKGLADTALKTADAGYLTRRLHDVAQDVVVVENDCETLRGIQISALKDNEDIVEPLSERILGRVSVHDVFDPLSGEMILESGQEITEEIATYIDETSIESVEIRSVLTCETRNGVCAKCYGRSLASARMVDIGEAVGVIASQSIGEPGTQLTLRTFHVGGTASNIAVDANIKAKFEGLIQFEDLRLVESTNSEGDPITVVMGRSGEVRIVHPETKQLLIANNVPYGAHLSVKDGDTVFKGQEICTWDPYNAVILSEFDGSVEFDAIEEGITYREEFDEQTGFQEAVIIDTRDKTKNPAVVVKGKSKLLKDQTEKFYNLPVGARLVVKNGVKVKSGQPLAKIPRVVGKTRDITGGLPRVTELFEARNPSNPATVSEIDGVVSYGGVKRGNREIMIESKDGVQRRYMVTLSKHILVQDGDFVKAGDPLSDGAITPADILSIKGPTAVQEYLVNEIQEVYRLQGVKINDKHIECIVRQMMQKVEILDAGDTNFLEMQPVDRWVFREDNDKILNMKVVEESGDSEVLKPGMIVTVRRLRDENSSLKRRDLKLVKARDAQPAVAKPTLMGITQASLGTESFVSAASFQETTKVLSEAAVRGKRDELQGLKENVIVGHLIPAGTGMRKYVNLLVGSKEEFDALTDSRERASRKKRELA, from the coding sequence ATGTCTTTTAAGAAAAACAAAAAACTGAACAGTGACTTCCTGAACATCACGATCAGCCTGGCCTCGCCGGAATCAATCCTCGAGAGTTCCTACGGTGAAGTGACTCAGCCCGAAACCATCAATTACCGGACTTACAAGCCGGAAATGGGTGGCTTGTTCTGCGAACGGATCTTTGGTCCCGTAAAGGACTGGGAATGTCACTGTGGAAAATATAAGCGTATCCGTTATAAAGGAATCATCTGCGACCGTTGTGGTGTGGAAGTGACCGAAAAAAAGGTACGCCGCGAGCGCATGGGCCACATAGAGCTAGTAGTTCCTGTGGCTCACATCTGGTATTTCCGGAGCTTGCCCAATAAGATAGGGTACCTGCTGGGGCTTTCTACCAAAAAACTCGATCAGATCATCTACTACGAGCGGTATGCCGTAGTACAGGCCGGTATCAAAGCAGAGGATGGTATCAGTTACATGGACTTCCTGACGGAAGATGAGTACCTCGACATCGTGGACAAATTGCCGCGTGAGAACCAGATGCTGCCCGATACTGATCCCAATAAATTTATTGCCAAGATGGGCGCTGAGGCGCTGGAAATGCTATTGGGCCGTACCCAGCTGGATGAACTCTCCTACGAATTGCGCCACCAGGCCGCTACTGATACTTCACAACAACGGAAGCAGGAGGCTTTGAAACGTCTGAAAGTAGTGGAAGCCTTCCGTGACGCTAATACCCGCATTGAGAACCGTCCTGAATGGATGGTGATTAAGATGGTACCTGTCATTCCACCTGAACTGCGTCCATTGGTTCCCCTGGATGGTGGTCGTTTTGCTACGTCCGATTTAAACGATTTGTACCGCCGGGTTATCATTCGGAACAACCGTTTGAAGCGTTTGATCGAAATCAAAGCGCCCGAGGTAATTCTGAGGAACGAAAAGCGCATGTTGCAGGAAGCCGTGGACTCGCTTTTCGATAATAGCCGTAAAGTGAATGCCGTGCGTTCTGAAGGGAATCGCGCCCTGAAATCGCTTTCGGATATGCTGAAGGGTAAGCAGGGCCGTTTCCGGCAAAACCTACTCGGTAAGCGGGTCGACTATTCGGGTCGTTCGGTTATTGTGGTTGGGCCTGAGCTGAAATTGCACGAATGTGGCTTACCTAAAGATATGGCGGCAGAATTGTTTAAGCCGTTTATCATCCGTAAGTTAATAGAGCGGGGTATTGTCAAAACCGTAAAATCGGCGAAGAAAATCGTTGACCGCAAAGATCCCGTAATCTGGGACATCCTGGAAAATGTACTGAAAGGTCACCCTGTGCTGCTGAACCGGGCTCCAACGCTACACCGTTTGGGTATTCAGGCTTTCCAGCCCAAACTGATCGAAGGAAAAGCCATCCAGCTGCACCCCTTGGTATGTACGGCATTTAACGCTGACTTTGACGGTGACCAGATGGCTGTACACGTACCCCTCGGACAGGAAGCAGTACTGGAAGCCTCCATGCTAATGTTGTCATCGCACAATATTCTTAACCCTGCCAATGGAGCGCCCATCACGGTACCTTCGCAGGACATGGTACTGGGACTTTATTACGTGACCAAAGGACGTACCAATACACCCGAATATCCCATAATAGGGGAGGGAATGGTATTCTCCAATCCCGATGAAGTGATTATTGCGGTCAATGAAGGGAACGTGTCAAAACACGCCCATATCAAGTGCCGCGTGAGGGTTCGGAACGAGGATGGTACCTTTGAGCGGAAGCTAATCGATACCGTTGCCGGACGTATTTTGTTTAATCAAAGTGTGCCGGAAGAAGTAGGTTATATCAACGAGTTGCTTACCAAGAAAAAGCTGCAACAGATCATTGGTCAGGTATTCAAACTGGCTGGGGTATCGCGTACAGCTCAGTTCCTGGACGATATTAAAGAGCTAGGTTTCCAAATGGCTTTCAAGGGCGGCTTATCCATCGGGCTTAGCGATGTGATGGTACCTGTAGAAAAAGAAAAACTGATCGAGGATGCTAAGGCCGATGTTGAAGGAGTCTGGAGCAACTATCTGATGGGTTTGATTACGGAAAACGAGCGTTACAATCAGGTAATCGATATTTGGACGCGGGTGAATTCCAAGATCACCGAAACGCTGATGAAACAGCTCGAAGCCGATCAGGGTGGATTCAACTCGATCTACATGATGATGCACTCCGGAGCCCGTGGTTCCCGTGAGCAGATCCGTCAATTGGGCGGTATGCGAGGTCTTATGGCCAAGCCGCAGAAGAACCTGGCGGGCGGAGCCGGCGAGATTATCGAGAACCCCATTCTTTCTAACTTTAAGGAAGGGCTGGATGTACTTGAATATTTCATCTCGACCCACGGAGCACGGAAAGGTCTGGCCGATACGGCTCTCAAAACAGCCGACGCCGGGTACCTGACCCGCCGTTTGCATGATGTGGCGCAAGACGTGGTAGTGGTGGAAAACGACTGCGAAACCCTGCGAGGTATCCAGATTTCGGCTTTGAAAGACAACGAGGATATCGTCGAGCCGCTATCTGAGCGGATTCTGGGCCGTGTCAGCGTTCACGATGTATTCGATCCTTTGTCGGGCGAAATGATTCTCGAATCTGGCCAGGAGATTACCGAAGAAATTGCTACCTATATTGATGAAACCAGCATCGAAAGCGTGGAAATCCGCTCGGTACTTACTTGCGAAACCCGCAATGGCGTGTGTGCGAAGTGTTATGGACGTAGCCTTGCCTCGGCCCGCATGGTTGACATCGGCGAAGCCGTAGGCGTAATTGCCTCGCAGTCGATCGGAGAGCCAGGTACCCAGCTTACCCTACGTACTTTCCACGTGGGTGGTACCGCGTCCAATATCGCCGTAGATGCCAACATCAAGGCGAAGTTTGAAGGACTTATTCAGTTTGAGGATCTGCGTCTTGTGGAATCCACAAACAGCGAAGGTGATCCTATTACGGTCGTGATGGGCCGCTCAGGCGAGGTTCGGATCGTGCATCCCGAAACCAAGCAGCTGCTTATTGCCAACAACGTACCCTATGGAGCGCACCTGAGCGTGAAGGATGGGGATACCGTTTTCAAAGGACAGGAAATCTGTACCTGGGATCCTTACAATGCCGTAATCCTTTCAGAGTTCGACGGATCGGTTGAGTTCGATGCCATAGAGGAGGGAATCACCTACCGTGAAGAATTTGACGAGCAGACTGGTTTCCAGGAGGCAGTAATCATCGATACCCGGGATAAAACCAAAAACCCCGCCGTGGTGGTGAAAGGGAAAAGTAAGCTTCTCAAGGATCAAACTGAGAAGTTCTACAACCTACCCGTTGGAGCCCGTTTGGTAGTGAAGAATGGCGTAAAAGTCAAATCGGGTCAGCCGCTGGCCAAGATACCTCGTGTTGTGGGCAAAACCCGTGACATTACGGGTGGTCTGCCCCGCGTAACGGAACTTTTCGAAGCCCGTAACCCGTCCAATCCTGCTACCGTCAGCGAAATCGACGGTGTGGTAAGCTACGGCGGCGTAAAACGTGGTAACCGCGAAATCATGATCGAGTCGAAGGATGGCGTGCAGCGCCGCTATATGGTGACACTGTCGAAGCATATTCTGGTACAGGACGGTGACTTTGTGAAAGCGGGTGATCCGCTTTCGGACGGTGCCATTACACCGGCTGACATTCTCTCGATCAAGGGACCAACCGCCGTACAAGAGTACCTGGTGAACGAGATTCAGGAAGTGTATCGCTTGCAAGGTGTAAAGATCAACGATAAGCACATTGAATGTATCGTGCGCCAGATGATGCAGAAAGTAGAAATCCTGGATGCCGGCGATACGAACTTCCTCGAAATGCAGCCCGTAGATCGTTGGGTATTCCGCGAGGATAACGATAAGATTCTAAATATGAAGGTAGTGGAGGAGTCGGGTGATTCCGAAGTTCTGAAGCCGGGGATGATTGTAACGGTACGCCGTCTGCGTGATGAGAATTCCAGCCTCAAGCGCCGCGACCTGAAACTGGTGAAGGCCCGTGATGCTCAGCCCGCTGTGGCGAAGCCCACGCTAATGGGGATCACACAGGCATCATTGGGTACCGAAAGCTTTGTATCGGCGGCGTCCTTCCAGGAAACCACTAAGGTACTCAGCGAAGCGGCTGTCCGTGGTAAGCGCGACGAACTGCAAGGTCTGAAAGAGAACGTGATTGTAGGTCACCTGATCCCAGCTGGTACTGGAATGCGCAAATACGTGAATCTGCTGGTAGGCTCGAAGGAAGAGTTCGATGCCCTCACGGATTCCCGGGAAAGAGCCTCTCGCAAAAAACGCGAACTGGCTTAA
- the rpoB gene encoding DNA-directed RNA polymerase subunit beta has translation MATKTTSRKNFARITPIINYPDLLGIQVQSFRDFFSLDTSVEDRSGEGLYKVFAENFPIADSRDNFVLEFIDYLLEPPKYSVDESIDRGLTYAVPLKAKLRLICNDPDHEEFETIEQEVFLGNIPYMTDRGSFVINGAERVIVSQLHRSPGVFFSMSKHTNGSKLYSARIIPFKGSWIEFSTDVNNVMYAYIDRKKKFPVTTLLRAIGFGSDKDILDLFGLSEEINANQTNLKKAVGRRLAARVLRTWTEDFVDEDTGEVVSIQRNEVLLERDSVINPEDIETIIESGQKSVILHKEDMNVADYNIIYNTLQKDSSNSDKEAVEQIYRQLRNAEAPDEQTARDVIQSLFFSDKRYDLGEVGRYRINKKLGSDTNLDVRVLTTEDIVSIVKYLIGLINAKAVVDDIDHLSNRRVRTVGEQLYAQFGVGLARMARTIKERMNVRDNEDFKPVDLINARTLSSVINSFFGTNQLSQFMDQTNPLAEITHKRRMSALGPGGLSRERAGFEVRDVHYTHYGRLCTIETPEGPNIGLISSLCVFAKVNGMGFIETPYRVIDGGGKLTNEIIYMTAEEEDSKYIAQANASVDKKGNFTVDKIKTRFEGDFPMVEPSQASFMDIAANQIVSVAASLIPFLEHDDANRALMGSNMQRQAVPLLRPQAPIVGTGLEERVAMDSRALVVAEGDGVIDYVDANKIIVRYERTEEDRQVSFDDDTVSYNLVKFRRTNQDTCLNLQPMVLKGQKVKKGEALCQGYGTEGGELALGRNMMVAFMPWQGYNFEDAIVISEKVVREDIFTSIHIEEFELEVRDTKRGEEELTAEIPNVSEDTVRNLDENGIIRMGTEVKEGDILIGKITPKGESDPTPEEKLLRAIFGDKAGDVKDASKKAPPSMKGVVIDTKLFSRPTKEERAKHKDDLKVLMKRYSRDLTALRDRMIDKMVEQIEGKTSLGVKHKFGDVMVSKGAKFNRKNITENLFPTANPYRDESQYSVPEEVNLIGDVLTDAWTDDADVNRRVFRLVRNYLAQRSELMGQFKRERFALEVGDELPAGIVKLAKVYIAKKRKLKVGDKMAGRHGNKGVVARIVRDEDMPFLEDGTPVDIVLNPLGVPSRMNIGQIYETILAWAGLKLGRRYATPIFDGATEDEVAAELKEAGLPDWGRTYLYNGLSGERFDQKVTVGLIYMMKLGHLVDDKMHARSIGPYSLITQQPLGGKAQFGGQRFGEMEVWALEAFGASHILQEILTVKSDDVVGRAKAYEAIVKGENLPKPNIPESFNVLVHELRGLALEITLD, from the coding sequence TTGGCTACTAAAACAACTTCCAGAAAAAACTTTGCCCGGATCACTCCGATTATCAATTATCCCGATCTACTGGGAATTCAGGTTCAATCATTTAGAGATTTTTTTAGCTTGGACACCTCGGTGGAAGATCGCTCAGGAGAAGGCCTTTATAAGGTATTTGCTGAGAATTTTCCGATTGCTGATTCGCGTGACAATTTCGTGCTCGAGTTCATCGACTATCTGCTCGAACCTCCCAAGTATTCGGTTGATGAATCGATTGACCGGGGTCTAACCTACGCTGTTCCGCTCAAAGCGAAGCTGCGTTTGATTTGCAATGATCCCGATCATGAAGAGTTCGAAACGATTGAACAAGAGGTATTTTTGGGGAATATTCCCTATATGACGGATCGGGGATCATTCGTGATCAACGGAGCAGAGCGCGTTATCGTATCACAACTTCACCGATCACCCGGTGTGTTTTTCTCCATGAGTAAGCATACCAATGGATCAAAACTCTATTCAGCCCGGATTATTCCTTTCAAAGGATCATGGATTGAATTTTCTACTGACGTAAACAATGTCATGTATGCCTATATCGACCGGAAAAAGAAATTCCCGGTTACGACGCTGCTGCGTGCCATCGGATTTGGCTCGGATAAAGATATACTTGATCTCTTTGGACTTTCCGAAGAAATCAATGCTAACCAAACGAATCTAAAGAAAGCCGTTGGTCGCCGTCTGGCAGCGCGGGTACTCCGTACTTGGACAGAAGACTTCGTGGATGAAGACACGGGTGAAGTCGTGTCTATTCAGCGGAATGAAGTACTGCTGGAGCGTGATTCTGTTATTAATCCAGAAGACATAGAGACGATTATCGAATCGGGCCAAAAATCAGTCATTCTGCATAAGGAGGATATGAATGTGGCCGATTACAATATTATATACAACACGTTACAAAAAGATAGCTCCAATTCCGACAAGGAAGCCGTAGAGCAGATTTATCGCCAGTTGCGTAATGCTGAGGCACCCGATGAGCAAACCGCTCGTGATGTAATTCAGAGCTTGTTCTTCAGTGATAAGCGGTATGACCTGGGTGAGGTAGGCCGGTACCGGATCAATAAGAAATTGGGTTCGGATACCAATCTCGATGTACGCGTTTTGACGACGGAGGATATTGTTTCTATTGTGAAGTACCTTATTGGACTTATTAATGCCAAAGCGGTCGTTGATGACATCGACCACTTATCCAACCGCCGTGTGCGCACTGTTGGCGAGCAGCTGTACGCTCAGTTTGGTGTGGGTCTGGCGCGGATGGCGCGGACGATTAAGGAGCGTATGAATGTTCGGGATAATGAGGACTTTAAGCCCGTTGATCTGATAAATGCGCGGACGCTTTCTTCGGTAATTAATTCATTCTTCGGTACGAACCAGCTATCGCAGTTCATGGATCAAACCAATCCATTAGCTGAGATCACCCACAAGCGTCGGATGTCTGCCTTGGGACCTGGTGGTCTGTCACGGGAGCGGGCCGGTTTTGAGGTACGTGACGTGCACTATACTCACTATGGTCGGTTGTGTACCATCGAAACGCCTGAAGGACCCAATATTGGTTTGATTTCCTCACTTTGTGTGTTTGCTAAGGTAAATGGCATGGGCTTCATCGAGACCCCTTACCGGGTTATCGATGGAGGAGGAAAGCTTACCAACGAAATCATTTACATGACTGCCGAGGAAGAAGATTCCAAGTACATCGCTCAGGCCAATGCCTCGGTGGATAAAAAAGGAAACTTCACGGTAGATAAAATCAAGACCCGATTTGAGGGAGATTTCCCAATGGTGGAGCCATCGCAGGCTTCTTTCATGGATATCGCCGCCAATCAGATCGTGTCGGTGGCCGCTTCACTGATTCCTTTCCTGGAGCATGATGATGCGAACCGTGCCCTGATGGGTTCAAACATGCAGCGCCAGGCAGTACCCTTGTTGCGTCCCCAGGCTCCTATTGTAGGTACTGGCCTGGAAGAGCGCGTGGCAATGGATTCGCGAGCCTTAGTAGTGGCTGAAGGCGATGGCGTTATTGACTATGTGGACGCCAATAAGATTATCGTACGTTACGAGCGTACCGAAGAAGATCGTCAGGTGAGCTTTGACGATGACACGGTTAGCTACAATCTGGTCAAGTTCCGTCGTACCAACCAGGATACCTGCCTCAATTTGCAACCCATGGTCTTGAAGGGACAGAAAGTGAAAAAGGGTGAAGCATTGTGTCAGGGTTACGGTACCGAAGGCGGCGAACTCGCTTTGGGTCGTAATATGATGGTGGCATTTATGCCTTGGCAGGGATATAATTTTGAGGATGCCATTGTCATCTCTGAAAAGGTAGTACGTGAAGATATTTTCACGTCTATCCACATTGAAGAGTTTGAACTGGAAGTACGCGACACAAAACGTGGTGAGGAAGAATTGACTGCTGAAATCCCGAACGTAAGTGAGGATACGGTTCGTAACCTCGACGAAAATGGGATTATCCGCATGGGTACTGAAGTGAAGGAAGGCGATATCCTGATCGGTAAAATTACCCCGAAAGGAGAATCTGATCCGACGCCCGAAGAAAAATTGCTTCGTGCTATATTCGGTGATAAGGCAGGCGATGTGAAGGATGCTTCCAAGAAAGCACCACCCTCTATGAAGGGCGTAGTGATCGACACCAAACTGTTCTCCCGTCCAACCAAGGAAGAGCGGGCCAAGCATAAAGACGATCTGAAGGTCCTCATGAAGCGTTACAGCCGTGATCTGACGGCGCTCCGCGACCGTATGATCGACAAAATGGTAGAGCAGATCGAGGGTAAAACCAGCCTAGGTGTCAAGCACAAGTTCGGTGATGTCATGGTAAGTAAGGGGGCTAAGTTCAACCGGAAGAACATCACGGAGAATCTTTTCCCGACAGCGAACCCCTACCGTGATGAAAGCCAGTACTCGGTACCTGAAGAAGTCAACCTGATTGGCGACGTATTGACCGACGCTTGGACGGATGATGCCGACGTAAACCGTCGCGTATTCCGTCTGGTTCGCAACTATCTTGCGCAACGTAGTGAGCTCATGGGCCAGTTCAAGCGGGAACGCTTCGCACTGGAAGTGGGTGACGAACTGCCCGCAGGCATTGTCAAGCTGGCCAAAGTGTATATTGCCAAAAAACGCAAGCTGAAAGTTGGGGACAAAATGGCGGGTCGTCACGGGAACAAGGGGGTCGTAGCCCGGATCGTACGGGATGAAGACATGCCCTTCCTCGAAGATGGAACGCCGGTGGATATTGTACTTAACCCTCTGGGGGTACCTTCCCGGATGAACATCGGGCAGATTTATGAGACTATCCTGGCCTGGGCTGGGCTCAAGCTGGGTCGTCGCTACGCTACGCCCATTTTCGACGGAGCCACAGAGGACGAAGTAGCTGCTGAACTAAAGGAAGCAGGCCTACCCGATTGGGGACGTACCTACCTCTACAACGGGCTTTCTGGTGAGCGTTTTGATCAGAAAGTAACTGTGGGCCTCATCTATATGATGAAACTAGGTCACTTGGTGGACGACAAAATGCACGCTCGTTCTATTGGGCCTTACTCGCTCATTACCCAGCAACCGCTGGGTGGTAAAGCGCAGTTTGGTGGACAGCGTTTCGGCGAAATGGAGGTATGGGCGCTCGAAGCGTTCGGTGCTTCGCACATTCTGCAGGAAATTCTGACCGTCAAGTCAGACGACGTGGTAGGCCGCGCGAAGGCTTACGAAGCAATCGTGAAAGGTGAAAACCTACCCAAACCCAATATTCCGGAATCGTTCAACGTACTGGTACACGAACTACGTGGCCTGGCCCTGGAGATTACTCTGGATTAA
- the rplL gene encoding 50S ribosomal protein L7/L12, translated as MADLKAFAEQLVNLTVKEVNELAAILKDEYGIEPAAAGAVMMSGPAAGGGDDAPAAAEQSSFDVILKAAGASKLAVVKLVKDLTGLGLKEAKELVDGAPKPLKEGIAKDEAEALKKQLEEAGAEVEVK; from the coding sequence ATGGCAGATTTGAAAGCTTTCGCGGAGCAGCTTGTTAACCTTACGGTTAAAGAAGTCAACGAACTTGCTGCAATTCTGAAAGACGAATATGGTATCGAACCCGCCGCTGCAGGTGCGGTTATGATGTCAGGTCCTGCTGCAGGTGGTGGAGATGATGCTCCCGCAGCGGCCGAACAGTCGTCTTTCGACGTTATCCTTAAGGCTGCTGGTGCCAGCAAGCTAGCAGTTGTTAAACTTGTAAAGGACCTGACTGGTCTTGGTTTGAAAGAAGCCAAAGAACTGGTTGACGGTGCTCCCAAACCTTTGAAAGAAGGTATTGCTAAAGATGAGGCGGAAGCCCTCAAGAAGCAACTTGAAGAAGCAGGTGCCGAAGTAGAGGTGAAGTAA
- the rplJ gene encoding 50S ribosomal protein L10, whose amino-acid sequence MTREEKAAVIDELSQKFENTPYFYITNASGMTVDEVNQLRRLCFERGVEYRVIKNTLIRKALETSNTDYTPFDESVLKGFSGVMFHPESGKVPAQLIKDFRKKSGKAKLKFKGASVDSSLFIGADQIDKLISLKSKQEMLGEVIGLLQSPAKNVLGALLGGGHKLAGILKTLSEKEEA is encoded by the coding sequence ATGACAAGGGAAGAAAAAGCAGCAGTAATTGACGAGTTAAGTCAGAAATTCGAGAACACTCCGTATTTCTATATTACCAACGCGTCGGGCATGACGGTGGATGAAGTTAATCAGCTTCGTCGCCTTTGCTTTGAGCGTGGAGTAGAGTATCGGGTGATTAAGAATACGCTGATTAGGAAGGCCCTTGAAACGTCAAACACCGATTATACTCCTTTCGACGAAAGTGTACTGAAGGGGTTCTCGGGTGTGATGTTTCACCCGGAGTCAGGTAAAGTCCCTGCGCAGTTGATCAAAGATTTCCGCAAGAAATCCGGCAAAGCCAAATTGAAATTCAAAGGTGCTTCGGTTGACTCCTCCCTGTTTATTGGAGCGGATCAGATCGATAAACTAATTTCTCTGAAATCGAAGCAGGAAATGCTTGGGGAAGTCATCGGCCTACTACAGTCACCTGCCAAGAATGTGTTGGGTGCACTGCTGGGAGGTGGTCACAAACTGGCTGGTATTCTTAAGACTTTATCCGAGAAAGAAGAAGCTTAA
- the rplA gene encoding 50S ribosomal protein L1 encodes MGKLTKKQKEAQSKIDKTQSYSFQQAAEVLKDITYTKFDSSVDIDVRLGVDPRKADQMVRGVVTLPHGTGKEVRVLVLCTPDKEAEAKEAGADYVGLDEYIQKIEQGWTDIDVIITMPSVMAKVGRLGKILGPRGLMPNPKSGTVTTDVGKAVQEVKAGKIDFRVDKTGIVHTSIGKVSFDPEKLAQNAQEVVNTLVRLKPSSAKGTYVRSIYLSSTMSPSVSIDKNTIPGL; translated from the coding sequence ATGGGAAAATTGACGAAAAAGCAAAAGGAAGCCCAATCGAAGATCGACAAGACTCAGTCGTATTCGTTTCAGCAGGCAGCCGAAGTTCTCAAAGATATCACCTATACCAAATTTGATTCCTCTGTGGATATCGACGTTCGCTTGGGTGTGGATCCCCGCAAGGCCGATCAAATGGTGCGTGGAGTAGTTACACTGCCGCACGGTACGGGTAAAGAGGTCCGGGTGCTTGTGCTGTGTACGCCTGACAAGGAAGCTGAAGCTAAAGAGGCGGGTGCTGACTACGTGGGATTGGATGAATACATTCAGAAAATCGAACAAGGCTGGACAGACATTGATGTAATTATCACAATGCCAAGCGTTATGGCCAAAGTAGGTAGGCTGGGTAAAATTCTCGGACCTCGCGGTCTGATGCCAAACCCCAAGTCGGGTACAGTTACTACTGATGTAGGTAAGGCAGTACAGGAAGTGAAAGCCGGTAAGATCGATTTCCGCGTTGACAAAACCGGAATTGTCCATACCAGCATTGGTAAAGTATCGTTTGATCCTGAAAAACTGGCACAGAACGCACAGGAAGTCGTTAACACGCTGGTTCGTTTGAAGCCTTCTTCGGCAAAAGGTACTTATGTGAGAAGCATTTACTTGTCGAGCACGATGAGTCCAAGTGTTTCCATTGACAAAAACACGATTCCAGGTTTATAA
- the rplK gene encoding 50S ribosomal protein L11: MAKEIGGYVKLQVKGGQANPSPPIGPALGSKGLNIMEFCKQFNGRTQDKMGMVLPVVITYYKDKSFDFVIKTPPAAILLMEAAKLKKGSAQPNRAKVGSVTWDQVRQITETKMPDLNCFTVDSGMKMIAGTARSMGITIAGKAPWEENNEASTNA; the protein is encoded by the coding sequence ATGGCAAAAGAAATAGGCGGATACGTTAAACTCCAAGTGAAGGGTGGCCAGGCCAATCCTTCTCCCCCCATTGGGCCTGCGTTAGGTTCCAAGGGTTTGAATATCATGGAGTTTTGCAAGCAGTTCAACGGTCGTACTCAGGATAAAATGGGTATGGTGTTGCCGGTAGTTATTACATACTACAAGGACAAGTCGTTTGACTTTGTCATCAAAACGCCCCCTGCCGCTATTCTGCTCATGGAAGCAGCCAAGTTGAAGAAAGGTTCGGCGCAGCCGAACCGGGCCAAGGTAGGGTCGGTAACATGGGATCAGGTTCGTCAGATCACTGAAACCAAAATGCCCGATCTGAATTGCTTCACGGTTGATTCCGGTATGAAAATGATAGCCGGTACAGCGCGTAGTATGGGTATTACCATTGCTGGTAAAGCCCCGTGGGAAGAAAACAACGAAGCGTCAACGAACGCCTAA